A part of Leptotrichia hongkongensis genomic DNA contains:
- a CDS encoding AAA family ATPase has product MSRDFNSMDDLFNQLMGGMRGFNSENRRYLINGREVTPEEFEQYRATGQLLINNEMQTQASQGQNVKQDGILAKLGRNLTQEARDGKLDPVIGRNKEIQETSEILSRRTKNNPVLVGDAGVGKTAVVEGLAQAIVNGDVPAAIKNKEIISIDISGLEAGTQYRGSFEENIQNLVKEVKELGNVILFFDEIHQILGAGNTGDGGSKGLADILKPALSRGELTVIGATTQDEYRNTILKNAALARRFNEVKVNAPSAEDTYKILQGIRNLYEKHHNVILPDNVLKAAVDFSIQYIPQRSLPDKAIDLIDVTAAHLAAQHPVTDVHAVEHQIEEQKAKQAEAVKSEDYEAALNAKNRIEELENKIKNHTEDMKVTATINDVAESVERMTGIPVSQMGASDIERLKGMNERLKAKVIGQDKAVEAVARAIRRNRAGFDEGNRPIGSFLFVGPTGVGKTELAKQLALDMFGTKDAIIRLDMSEYSDRTAVSKLIGTTAGYVGYDDNNNTLTERVRRNPYSIILLDEIEKADPQVITLLLQVLDDGRLTDGQGNTVNFKNTVIIATSNAGFGYEKGLTENADKQEIIERLKPYFRPEFLNRFNAVIEFSHLNKKDLSQIVDLMLIEVNKTLSKKEIDLAVSDAAKEFLTEEGYDKVMGVRPLRRVIEQQIRDNVTDFHLENLDAKHLVADLEDGILVIKEKSETDKKTEEKKVSKTKKSSKKDTE; this is encoded by the coding sequence ATGAGTAGAGATTTTAACAGTATGGATGATCTTTTTAATCAGTTAATGGGAGGAATGAGAGGTTTTAATTCTGAAAATCGCCGTTATCTGATAAACGGAAGAGAAGTTACACCTGAAGAATTTGAACAATATCGTGCAACGGGACAATTGCTAATAAATAATGAAATGCAGACTCAAGCATCTCAAGGGCAAAATGTTAAACAAGATGGAATTCTTGCAAAACTTGGACGTAATCTTACACAGGAAGCTCGTGATGGAAAACTAGATCCAGTTATAGGACGTAACAAGGAAATTCAGGAAACCTCGGAAATTCTTTCACGTCGTACAAAAAATAATCCAGTTCTTGTAGGTGATGCAGGTGTTGGGAAAACAGCTGTTGTAGAAGGACTAGCTCAAGCCATTGTAAATGGGGATGTTCCTGCCGCTATAAAAAATAAGGAAATTATTTCAATTGATATTTCGGGACTTGAAGCAGGTACACAGTATCGTGGAAGTTTTGAGGAAAATATTCAGAATCTTGTGAAGGAAGTAAAGGAACTTGGAAATGTTATACTCTTCTTTGATGAAATTCATCAGATTTTAGGCGCAGGAAATACTGGAGATGGTGGTTCTAAAGGGCTTGCCGACATTTTAAAACCTGCTCTTTCACGTGGGGAACTGACAGTTATTGGAGCAACTACTCAAGATGAATACCGTAATACAATATTAAAAAATGCCGCACTTGCACGTCGTTTCAATGAAGTGAAAGTAAATGCTCCATCAGCGGAAGATACATATAAAATACTTCAAGGAATTCGTAATTTATATGAAAAACATCACAATGTAATTTTGCCTGATAATGTTTTAAAAGCAGCAGTTGATTTCTCAATACAATATATTCCACAACGTAGCTTGCCAGATAAAGCAATTGATTTAATTGATGTGACGGCAGCACATTTGGCCGCTCAACATCCTGTAACTGATGTTCATGCAGTAGAACATCAAATTGAAGAACAGAAAGCAAAACAAGCTGAGGCAGTAAAATCTGAAGATTATGAAGCTGCACTTAATGCAAAAAATCGTATTGAGGAATTAGAAAATAAAATAAAAAATCATACTGAAGATATGAAAGTTACAGCAACAATAAATGATGTGGCTGAATCTGTAGAAAGAATGACAGGAATTCCTGTCTCTCAAATGGGGGCAAGTGATATTGAACGTCTAAAAGGAATGAATGAGCGTCTAAAAGCAAAAGTTATCGGTCAGGATAAAGCAGTTGAAGCAGTTGCACGTGCAATTCGTCGTAACCGTGCAGGATTTGATGAAGGTAACCGTCCAATTGGAAGTTTTCTTTTTGTAGGTCCTACAGGTGTTGGGAAAACTGAACTTGCAAAACAACTAGCACTCGATATGTTTGGAACTAAAGATGCTATTATTAGATTAGATATGTCAGAATATTCTGATAGAACTGCAGTTTCAAAACTTATTGGAACAACAGCTGGATATGTTGGATATGATGACAATAATAATACTTTGACTGAAAGAGTACGTCGTAATCCTTATTCAATTATTCTTTTGGATGAAATTGAAAAAGCTGATCCGCAAGTTATAACGCTTCTTTTACAAGTATTAGATGATGGACGTTTAACTGATGGACAGGGAAATACTGTAAACTTTAAAAATACTGTAATTATAGCTACTTCAAATGCTGGATTTGGATATGAAAAAGGACTTACTGAAAATGCAGACAAACAGGAAATTATAGAAAGGTTGAAACCATACTTCCGTCCAGAATTTTTAAATCGGTTCAATGCTGTGATTGAATTTTCACATCTTAATAAAAAAGACTTATCACAAATTGTTGATTTAATGCTTATTGAAGTAAATAAAACTCTTTCTAAAAAAGAAATTGACTTAGCAGTATCTGATGCAGCAAAAGAATTTTTGACAGAAGAAGGATATGATAAAGTTATGGGAGTACGTCCACTACGTCGTGTAATTGAACAGCAAATACGTGATAATGTGACTGATTTCCATCTTGAAAACCTTGATGCAAAACATCTTGTTGCTGATTTGGAAGATGGTATTTTGGTTATTAAGGAAAAATCAGAAACAGATAAGAAAACTGAAGAAAAAAAAGTGTCTAAAACTAAAAAATCTTCAAAAAAAGATACTGAATAG
- a CDS encoding glycogen/starch/alpha-glucan phosphorylase — protein MEIDKAELKDSILRELRRQYGKTLEEAHEFELYNAISKVALDYAMEKWYNTKKTYAKKQVKQTYYFSAEFLMGRFMGNNLINLQINDVIKETLNELGVDINKIEDYEMDAGLGNGGLGRLAACFLDSLATLALPGHGYGLRYKYGMFEQKIENGFQMEYPDDWTKYGDPWSIKRMDRVFEVKFGGQIEVHRDEFGKEYFKRVNTETVHAVPYDVPVIGYGNDTVNTLRLWEARSPEGFDLKLFNDQTYLQASAKAVQAEDISRVLYPNDTEKDGKQLRLKQQFFFTSASLQDIIRRYKSVFGNDFSKFAEKVAIQLNDTHPVVAIPELMRIFLDKEKLGWDESWNICKNVFAYTNHTILSEALEKWDISLFQPLLPRIYQIIEEINRRFVAELQQKYPGDWERINKMSIIGDGQVRMAWLAIVGSHKVNGVAALHTEILKNSELREWNELYPEKFLNKTNGITQRRWLLKANPKLAALITELIGDKWITDLYELKKLEQYLDDDNVLRRIAEIKLHNKERLAKYIKDTTGIEVNPHSIFDIQVKRLHEYKRQLLNVLHIMDLYNKLKENPYLDTEPRTFIFGAKSAAGYRRAKGIIKLINAVAEKVNNDSDINGKIKVVFLENYRVSLAEKIFPSADVSEQISTASKEASGTGNMKFMLNGALTIGTMDGANVEIVEEVGLDNAFIFGLSAQEVENYQAHGGYNPFDEYNSVEGLKKVVDQLGDGTYDDNHTGIFRELQNSLLYGVDGSRPDVYFLLKDFASYREAQDRLQNAFKDKREWTKKALKNIANAGKFSSDRTIDEYAKEIWNIEPVEVHDYIED, from the coding sequence ATGGAAATTGACAAAGCTGAATTAAAGGACAGTATTCTTAGGGAACTAAGAAGGCAATATGGAAAAACTCTTGAAGAAGCTCATGAATTTGAGTTATATAATGCAATTTCAAAAGTAGCTTTGGATTACGCAATGGAAAAATGGTACAATACTAAAAAGACTTATGCTAAAAAACAGGTAAAGCAAACGTACTACTTTTCAGCAGAATTCCTGATGGGAAGATTTATGGGAAATAATCTGATTAATTTGCAAATTAATGACGTTATAAAAGAAACATTGAATGAATTAGGCGTGGATATTAACAAAATTGAAGATTATGAGATGGATGCAGGACTTGGAAATGGAGGGCTTGGAAGACTTGCGGCATGTTTTCTTGATTCACTTGCTACATTGGCATTGCCAGGACATGGATATGGACTTAGATACAAATACGGAATGTTTGAGCAAAAAATCGAAAATGGGTTCCAAATGGAATATCCAGATGACTGGACAAAATACGGGGATCCTTGGTCAATCAAAAGAATGGACAGAGTATTTGAAGTAAAATTTGGCGGGCAAATTGAAGTTCATCGTGATGAATTTGGGAAAGAATACTTTAAACGTGTAAATACCGAAACAGTTCACGCCGTACCTTATGATGTGCCAGTTATCGGTTATGGAAATGATACTGTAAATACATTGAGATTATGGGAAGCAAGATCGCCTGAAGGGTTTGACCTAAAATTATTCAATGATCAGACTTATTTACAGGCTTCTGCAAAAGCAGTTCAGGCAGAAGATATTTCAAGAGTACTGTATCCAAATGATACTGAAAAAGATGGAAAACAATTAAGATTAAAACAGCAGTTCTTCTTTACATCAGCTTCATTACAGGACATTATCAGAAGATACAAATCAGTTTTTGGAAATGATTTTTCAAAATTTGCAGAAAAAGTGGCAATTCAGCTAAATGATACACATCCAGTTGTTGCAATTCCTGAATTAATGAGAATTTTCTTGGATAAGGAAAAATTAGGATGGGATGAATCTTGGAACATTTGTAAAAATGTATTTGCATACACAAACCATACAATTTTATCAGAAGCATTGGAAAAATGGGATATTTCACTATTTCAGCCATTACTTCCAAGAATTTATCAAATTATCGAAGAAATCAACAGAAGATTTGTCGCAGAATTACAGCAAAAATATCCAGGAGACTGGGAAAGAATCAACAAAATGTCAATCATTGGAGATGGACAAGTTAGAATGGCATGGCTTGCCATCGTAGGATCGCACAAAGTAAACGGAGTTGCGGCATTGCATACGGAAATTCTTAAAAATAGCGAGTTAAGAGAATGGAACGAATTGTATCCTGAAAAATTCCTAAATAAAACAAATGGAATTACTCAAAGAAGATGGCTATTAAAAGCAAATCCAAAATTAGCAGCATTAATTACAGAATTAATAGGAGATAAGTGGATTACAGACTTGTATGAACTAAAAAAATTGGAGCAATACTTGGATGATGACAATGTTTTAAGAAGAATTGCTGAAATTAAGCTGCATAATAAGGAAAGATTGGCTAAATATATAAAAGATACTACAGGAATCGAAGTAAATCCTCATTCTATCTTTGATATTCAAGTTAAGAGATTGCATGAGTACAAAAGACAGCTTTTAAATGTACTTCATATTATGGACTTGTACAATAAATTAAAAGAAAATCCATATCTAGATACTGAGCCAAGAACATTTATCTTTGGAGCAAAATCAGCTGCTGGATATAGACGTGCAAAAGGAATTATCAAATTAATCAATGCCGTTGCAGAAAAAGTAAATAACGACAGCGACATTAACGGAAAAATCAAAGTTGTATTTCTTGAAAACTACAGAGTTTCACTTGCAGAAAAAATATTCCCTTCAGCAGATGTATCAGAACAAATTTCTACAGCAAGTAAAGAGGCATCTGGAACTGGTAATATGAAATTTATGCTAAACGGTGCATTAACTATCGGAACAATGGACGGAGCAAATGTTGAAATTGTTGAAGAAGTTGGACTTGACAATGCATTTATCTTTGGACTTTCTGCACAGGAAGTGGAAAACTATCAGGCACATGGAGGATACAATCCATTTGATGAATATAATAGCGTGGAAGGACTTAAAAAAGTTGTGGATCAGTTAGGTGACGGAACTTATGACGATAATCATACAGGAATCTTCAGAGAACTACAAAATTCATTGCTATATGGAGTAGATGGTTCCCGTCCAGATGTATATTTCCTATTAAAAGATTTCGCATCATACAGAGAAGCTCAAGATAGGCTTCAAAATGCCTTCAAAGATAAAAGGGAATGGACTAAAAAAGCACTTAAAAATATTGCAAACGCTGGTAAATTCAGTTCAGACAGAACAATTGACGAATATGCAAAAGAAATTTGGAACATTGAGCCAGTTGAAGTTCATGACTATATAGAAGATTAA
- a CDS encoding chorismate mutase: protein MDINKNLDLEEIREKIDKLDSQLVKLLEERLHIVQEVAQFKKLTGKKIFDEKREKEVIQKNLERVENKELNHYIELILKDIMDSSKEYQKFKIGISTRYVNDLELENKKLGYTGVPGSYAYEVLMNLLKNNKNSNIYNIEENKNIFHFNSHKDLVEAVHTNQIDIAILPIENSIVGEVRDSIDLINTKNIHIIGEVRHKISHNLLGVKGSKMEDIKNIYSHEQAFMQCSEFLSKHEWHLNRMTNTAISGKYIASKGKKENACIANMKTKEVYNLELLKENINNEEENYTRFFIISNEDIVIDGSDKISIVTSANNESGALIGLLQIFYKYGLNMVNLKSRPRVSKPWEYYFYIDFEGNMSSEKVKMALEEMREKSNYLQILGNYKLYNLEI, encoded by the coding sequence ATGGATATAAATAAAAATTTGGATTTGGAAGAAATTCGGGAAAAAATTGATAAATTGGATAGCCAACTGGTGAAACTGCTGGAAGAAAGACTACATATTGTGCAGGAAGTGGCACAGTTTAAAAAATTAACTGGAAAGAAGATTTTCGATGAAAAACGAGAAAAGGAAGTTATTCAGAAAAATTTAGAAAGAGTTGAAAATAAGGAACTGAATCACTATATTGAGTTAATTTTAAAGGATATCATGGATTCCAGTAAAGAATATCAGAAGTTTAAAATTGGTATTTCAACTAGATATGTAAATGATTTGGAATTGGAAAATAAAAAACTAGGATATACGGGAGTGCCTGGTTCCTATGCGTATGAAGTACTAATGAACTTGCTTAAGAATAATAAAAATTCAAATATTTATAATATTGAAGAGAATAAAAATATTTTTCATTTTAATTCACATAAAGATTTGGTAGAGGCTGTACATACTAATCAAATCGATATTGCAATATTGCCGATAGAAAATTCCATCGTGGGAGAAGTGCGAGATAGCATTGACTTGATAAATACAAAAAATATCCATATAATTGGAGAAGTCAGACATAAGATTTCACACAACTTGCTTGGGGTAAAAGGAAGTAAAATGGAAGATATAAAAAACATTTATTCTCATGAACAGGCTTTTATGCAATGTTCAGAATTTTTATCAAAGCATGAGTGGCATCTTAATCGAATGACAAATACTGCAATTAGCGGAAAATACATCGCATCAAAAGGTAAAAAGGAAAATGCCTGTATTGCAAATATGAAAACAAAAGAAGTATACAACTTGGAATTACTAAAGGAAAATATTAATAATGAAGAAGAAAACTATACGAGATTTTTTATCATTTCAAATGAGGATATTGTAATTGATGGAAGCGATAAAATAAGTATAGTAACGAGTGCAAATAATGAGTCAGGAGCATTAATTGGACTATTGCAGATTTTTTATAAATATGGTCTAAATATGGTGAATCTGAAGTCACGGCCAAGAGTAAGTAAACCTTGGGAATATTATTTTTACATTGATTTTGAAGGAAATATGTCTAGTGAGAAAGTAAAAATGGCACTTGAGGAAATGAGAGAAAAATCTAATTATTTACAAATTCTTGGAAATTATAAGCTGTATAATTTAGAAATATAA
- a CDS encoding pseudouridine synthase: protein MRLDKFLANSGIGTRKEVKDILKNKKISVNDIFVKDGKIQIDEEKDIVKYEDKIIYYKPFVYIMMNKPAGVISATEDNHHKTVIDLLNNEYRTYDIFPVGRLDIDTEGLLLLTNDGVLSHNLLSPKKHVDKKYYVKIANSLSDDDIKMLENGIKLEENFVTKKAKVEIICNNSEKNENLVYITISEGKFHQVKRMFKAVNNEVLYLKRVKMGSLLLDKKLKLGEYRELTEEELNNLKA from the coding sequence ATGAGACTGGATAAATTTTTGGCAAATTCGGGAATTGGAACACGAAAAGAAGTCAAGGATATTTTAAAAAATAAGAAAATTAGTGTTAATGATATTTTTGTAAAAGATGGAAAAATTCAGATTGATGAAGAAAAAGATATTGTAAAATATGAAGATAAAATTATTTATTATAAGCCATTTGTCTATATTATGATGAATAAGCCCGCTGGAGTAATTTCAGCAACGGAAGATAATCATCATAAAACAGTTATTGATTTGTTGAATAATGAATACAGAACTTATGATATTTTTCCAGTCGGACGGCTGGATATTGATACGGAAGGCTTGCTATTGCTTACAAATGATGGAGTTTTGTCACATAATTTACTTTCTCCTAAAAAACATGTAGATAAGAAATATTATGTAAAAATAGCAAATTCTCTTAGTGATGACGATATAAAAATGTTGGAAAATGGAATAAAATTGGAAGAAAATTTTGTAACAAAAAAGGCAAAAGTTGAAATAATTTGTAATAATTCTGAAAAAAATGAAAATTTGGTATATATAACAATTTCTGAAGGAAAGTTTCATCAAGTGAAGAGAATGTTTAAAGCTGTCAATAATGAAGTTCTTTATTTGAAGCGAGTAAAAATGGGAAGTCTTTTGCTGGATAAAAAATTGAAACTTGGAGAATATCGGGAATTAACAGAGGAAGAATTGAATAATTTGAAAGCTTAA
- a CDS encoding shikimate dehydrogenase family protein: protein MEKFGLLGEKLGHSYSKEIHEIFFEMTGKKASYKMIEKEIGEIGELMESIRNGEFNGINVTIPYKLEVIKYLDEVSETAKKIGAVNTITCRDGKLIGDNSDYFGFLKTLELNDIDVNGKKVLVLGTGGASKAIYNGLIDSGAENIFLATIIENDPFNVRIQDRLIHYSAIAGLRDIELIVNCTPVGMYPAIDNCPLEEKNLINANAVVDIVYNPKETVLMIKYKLKGVKVANGLVMLISQAIKSEEIWHNEEYSKEIIKEIHKRLEKKLYK, encoded by the coding sequence ATGGAAAAATTTGGATTATTAGGAGAAAAATTGGGACATAGCTATTCAAAGGAAATTCATGAAATTTTTTTTGAGATGACTGGAAAAAAAGCAAGCTATAAGATGATTGAAAAGGAGATTGGTGAAATTGGGGAATTGATGGAAAGCATAAGAAATGGTGAATTTAATGGTATTAATGTTACAATTCCTTACAAGTTGGAAGTTATTAAATATTTGGATGAGGTATCGGAAACTGCTAAGAAGATTGGGGCAGTGAATACGATAACATGCCGAGACGGCAAATTGATTGGAGACAACTCTGATTATTTTGGATTTTTGAAAACTTTGGAGTTAAATGATATTGACGTAAATGGTAAAAAAGTGCTTGTGCTTGGAACTGGGGGAGCTTCAAAGGCTATTTACAATGGGCTGATTGACAGTGGTGCCGAAAATATTTTTCTTGCTACAATTATTGAAAATGACCCCTTTAATGTGAGAATACAAGATAGGCTAATTCATTATTCAGCAATTGCAGGACTTAGGGATATTGAGCTTATTGTAAACTGTACTCCAGTTGGAATGTACCCTGCGATTGATAACTGTCCGCTTGAAGAAAAAAACTTGATTAATGCAAATGCAGTTGTGGATATTGTTTACAACCCGAAAGAAACTGTTCTTATGATAAAATATAAGTTAAAGGGAGTAAAAGTGGCAAATGGACTAGTAATGCTTATTTCACAAGCAATAAAATCTGAAGAAATTTGGCATAATGAAGAATATAGCAAAGAAATTATAAAAGAGATTCATAAAAGATTAGAAAAAAAATTATATAAATAA
- a CDS encoding DUF4250 domain-containing protein, which yields MINFETKDTMLLYSLVNMKLRDEFLDLDDLVNYYGVDKKELLDRFSNAGYEYVEGENQFKKI from the coding sequence ATGATAAATTTTGAAACTAAAGATACAATGCTGCTTTATAGTCTTGTAAATATGAAGTTGCGTGATGAATTTTTAGATTTAGATGATCTTGTAAATTATTACGGTGTTGATAAAAAAGAACTTTTAGATAGATTTTCAAATGCTGGATATGAATATGTGGAAGGGGAAAATCAATTTAAAAAAATATAA
- a CDS encoding shikimate kinase, which produces MKNIVLIGMPACGKSTIGYRLSKKINFPVLDADKYLEEKENRVISDIFSNEGEEHFRELETKYLKELSEKEGTIISTGGGAVKKKENIDILKKTGIVVFLDRTIDAISKENHRNRPLLQNPDNLQKLYDERIKLYRRYADIIIKNDDSIDVIVERIITSLKGKIL; this is translated from the coding sequence ATGAAAAATATAGTATTGATTGGAATGCCTGCCTGTGGAAAAAGTACAATTGGGTACCGGCTGTCAAAAAAAATTAATTTCCCTGTTCTAGATGCAGATAAATATTTGGAAGAAAAGGAAAATAGAGTTATTTCAGATATTTTTTCAAATGAAGGGGAAGAGCATTTTAGAGAACTTGAAACTAAATATTTGAAGGAATTATCAGAAAAAGAAGGAACTATAATTTCAACAGGCGGTGGAGCTGTTAAAAAGAAAGAAAATATTGATATTCTAAAAAAAACTGGGATTGTCGTATTTCTTGATAGAACAATAGATGCCATTTCAAAAGAAAATCATAGAAACAGACCTCTTTTACAAAATCCTGATAATCTTCAGAAACTGTATGATGAAAGAATAAAGCTGTATAGACGATATGCTGATATTATTATAAAAAATGACGATAGTATAGATGTAATTGTTGAAAGGATAATTACTTCATTGAAGGGAAAAATTTTATAA
- the aroQ gene encoding type II 3-dehydroquinate dehydratase, translated as MKKILIINGPNLNFLGIREKGIYGNDDYNSICKYIKEKFENEDVKIEILQSNSEGKIIDFLQSAYFNEVDGIVINPGAYTHYSYAIFDAIKSVSIPTVEVHLSNIYEREEFRKISVTAPACIAQIYGKGKDGYVEAVELLLER; from the coding sequence ATGAAAAAAATATTAATTATAAATGGACCTAATCTAAATTTTCTAGGAATTAGAGAAAAGGGAATTTATGGAAATGATGATTATAACAGCATTTGTAAATACATAAAAGAAAAATTTGAAAATGAAGATGTAAAAATCGAGATATTGCAGTCAAATTCTGAAGGAAAAATTATAGATTTTTTGCAGTCAGCATATTTTAATGAAGTTGACGGGATTGTAATAAATCCTGGAGCTTATACTCATTACAGCTATGCAATTTTTGATGCAATAAAATCTGTATCTATTCCGACTGTGGAGGTGCATTTGAGCAATATTTACGAAAGAGAGGAATTTAGAAAAATTTCGGTTACAGCTCCTGCCTGCATTGCACAGATTTATGGAAAAGGTAAGGATGGGTATGTAGAGGCTGTAGAGCTTCTTTTAGAAAGATAA
- a CDS encoding HutP family protein — MEESNKSVEICRIALKMSISSRDEEKKLMQDYKKVGIKTAAVNVGGAMPQSRFKFIESALMAAKRNNLIQDVHAHDGAVIGAMREAMSQIEAIINGLSVGGKIGLAREGEHLAVAIFLSVGILQFNEVITSVAHRSVSILENEK; from the coding sequence ATGGAAGAAAGTAATAAAAGTGTTGAAATATGCAGAATAGCATTGAAAATGTCAATTTCTTCACGTGATGAAGAAAAAAAATTGATGCAGGATTACAAAAAAGTTGGCATAAAGACAGCTGCAGTAAATGTTGGTGGTGCAATGCCGCAATCACGTTTTAAATTTATAGAAAGCGCCTTAATGGCAGCCAAAAGAAATAATTTAATTCAAGACGTGCATGCTCACGATGGTGCAGTAATCGGTGCAATGCGGGAAGCAATGAGCCAAATTGAAGCAATTATAAACGGTCTTAGTGTCGGTGGAAAAATTGGGCTGGCAAGAGAAGGGGAACATCTGGCTGTAGCAATATTTTTAAGTGTTGGAATATTACAATTTAATGAAGTGATAACTTCTGTTGCACATCGTTCAGTTTCAATACTTGAAAACGAAAAATAA
- a CDS encoding HAD family hydrolase: MGKKFFDEIELFLFDMDGLLFDTETIYVEYGREVAKEKGYTITNDIVEKTTGVTNDKARILFKEALGGEFPYDEMMGKVKNFILEKGLKGEVPLKLGALELLEFLKKNNKQMILATSSDLHLAEALTEGKGIKKYFSHLVTAEDVVHGKPDPEVFLISAKKAGASPEKTVVFEDSFNGIRAAHAAGTFPIMVPDKLKPTEEIEKLVYKKFDNLMEVLDYFEGK, translated from the coding sequence ATGGGAAAAAAATTTTTTGATGAAATAGAACTATTTTTGTTTGATATGGATGGATTATTGTTTGATACAGAAACTATTTATGTGGAATATGGACGTGAAGTTGCTAAAGAAAAGGGATATACAATAACAAATGACATTGTGGAAAAAACAACGGGCGTTACAAATGATAAAGCAAGAATATTGTTTAAGGAAGCCTTGGGTGGGGAATTTCCGTATGACGAAATGATGGGAAAAGTTAAAAACTTTATACTGGAAAAAGGACTAAAAGGCGAAGTTCCACTAAAATTAGGAGCATTAGAATTGCTTGAATTTTTAAAGAAAAATAATAAACAGATGATTTTAGCTACTTCATCGGATTTACATCTGGCAGAGGCATTAACAGAAGGAAAAGGTATAAAAAAATATTTTTCCCATTTAGTGACAGCAGAAGATGTTGTTCACGGGAAACCTGATCCGGAAGTATTTCTAATAAGTGCAAAAAAAGCTGGGGCATCTCCTGAAAAAACGGTAGTATTTGAAGATTCGTTCAATGGAATAAGAGCAGCTCACGCAGCTGGGACATTTCCAATTATGGTGCCAGATAAGTTGAAACCAACAGAGGAAATTGAAAAATTGGTTTATAAAAAGTTTGATAACTTAATGGAAGTGCTTGATTACTTTGAGGGAAAGTAA